The genomic DNA TTGAGGACATGACCAGAAAATGACGCAATCACTAACTCCATCTTAAGGGGCGGGCGACGGACGGGCGACGGATACCTCGTGTCAAATATTTTCTCATTTGATATCCCTCATACCTCTTGTATTTCGCAACTTCTATATCGTCAAGAAGTGGACCCTTGAGCGATGACCGAATCTTCCCATGGAAATGACTGGCCTGCACCGAAAAACTGGTGATTCATCGACTTACTCTGACTAAATATAAAGAAAGCACCACCCGAGTGTTCTCCCTTTGAATCTCAATAAATTAATATAATACAGACGTCCTGTCTCTTGATCAGCTTCCCTTGCTTTTCATCAGCCACTTCATACATCATTTAAACACCGTAAAGCTTAGCAAGATCAAATACGATGGCCGGCGTTGTGTAAGCGTTTTGCTAGTGTGTCAGCAGAGAGCAAAGAAACTGATGTTTCGCTTGTCCTCTTTCAGGTTGCGAATGCTCAAGCCCTTCTTGATGGGGTTGCTTCTTGTCACAGCCTATTCATCGGTGAGTCATTACGAAAAGTCATTGGCATGACTTCCACTTATACAATTTATTGCAGTTCGTCCttgacatcatcatgatTATCAAGGTGCGACACTACAGCCACACCTATCCTCCCGCGGTTGTCGCCTTGCTCGTCtgctctcttctccaagcttTGTATATTTTGTGGTTATTCGTCAAGTCCGGTAGGGGTTTCGCTTTCAAGGCAAGCACCTTCTTGGGGTCGCTCGTCTTTTTCGCGTGTTTCAGCTTTGGTGAGTCTGCAGTTTAGTACCAAGCATTTAGCGGGTTGATAGCTGACACTCCTCTGTTTCAAGCTTGTGTTGTTGCCACTACTGTTTTGCGACACCACCGTCAATACTGCAACCTTGAGCTCGCAGACAACAGCGACCTCTGCGGTGTTCTCAGGGTAGGCATTAcctgtcttcctctttttgtACTGATCGGCTGACGATCGTTTTCCAGGGTACCATGGGTCTCGGTTGGATGCTTTTCGGTCTTAACCTCATCTGGATCTGTATCATGCCTGTCCTTGTTGCTGGCCAAGGCACTTGGTCTCACTATTACGGCGACCTTCCTTACGAAAACAACGGCGATGATGTAGAGAAGGCCCCTGTGCACTAAGCAGTTGTTGACTGTATGGTGAAGATCGAGTTTAGGGTGATGTTGAGGACACATAGTTCACATAGACTTTAAAGCTACTTTCGTGGGAATAGGAAATGTAGCCGTGGTATACATCCTTATAATCTTAAAAACATAATTATGCATGGTAATGGCTACATTCAAGTGCCCATTGCCACAAGGTCTTCGTCCCATAAAAATCTGATTGTGACATCAttttttcccattccctcTGCAACCTTATCTGTTTCCCCGGCATCTTCAGTCGCCCAACCTAGCATGGCAGTAACGCCGcccctcctttctcttAAACTGATTTTCAACTTAGTCAGTGTTTGCGGTGTCCAGAAAGCTGATAGGGGGAAAGCTGTCGCTcctgatgaggaaaaggctAATGTTGAAGCAGCGGACCCTAGTGGCTCTTTCGGAGAAACGGGCGACGGCGTGTGAAGCGTTTGATTTTCTGGATTAGATAAGACGGTATGGTAAAGGTCGAGTAAGGCATGCACAACCTCTGAGTTGCCCATTAGCATAATCCATCAATAGTGACATTAAAAGATACTGACCATCAACATGTGTTACTCCAGCAACATAGTCTATTTCCCAAGACCCAGTATTACCCAAAAGTTCAACTATCCTTTTAGATGTTCTGGTTTCGTCCATGCTATCAGCTATTTCTGGCGAAAGTGACTCCATCGTCAGAAGAGCAGCTGTATATATAGACCCTAGAGCGATGATATGGGGAGGGTAAGATAGAGGTGCTGGTGTGCGATAGCTGTATATCATCAGTATAGGAAATGGCCGCCGACTATGTTTCATACCTATCCACTGCCACTTTCCAAGAAAGTTTGCAAAAATCCTTGTTCACTATGGTATTTACCATCAGCAGCTAGGTAGCTCGAATCATCTGGCGAGAAAACTTACACCCCAGTTTCTTGCCTATTTTGATCACAGGCCTTAGCCCATCATTCGCCGAGAATTTGAAAGCCATGCTTTCCAGAACCAATCTCTCTATACTTAGTACTCTCGCTCGCTCACTATCCAGGCCATGGGCTTGTGCGACAGATGGGTCAATGGTCCCTTTTCGGAGAAGGTGCGGAAAACGGATAGGGAACGAAGCCAGAATGATGTCGCGAGGCTTCTTGAGAGTGTCGTGCAATTTT from Cryptococcus deuterogattii R265 chromosome 11, complete sequence includes the following:
- a CDS encoding CTD kinase subunit beta produces the protein MIMTEASSSASAIHTKQYKSYFSPANVERLSAKQRGKLSVSREERVRQQACGFIDAVGVRCGFPRRTIATAQTLYMRFHLFFPYKDFSYIEVALATLYVSSKLHDTLKKPRDIILASFPIRFPHLLRKGTIDPSVAQAHGLDSERARVLSIERLVLESMAFKFSANDGLRPVIKIGKKLGLNKDFCKLSWKVAVDSYRTPAPLSYPPHIIALGSIYTAALLTMESLSPEIADSMDETRTSKRIVELLGNTGSWEIDYVAGVTHVDEVVHALLDLYHTVLSNPENQTLHTPSPVSPKEPLGSAASTLAFSSSGATAFPLSAFWTPQTLTKLKISLRERRGGVTAMLGWATEDAGETDKVAEGMGKNDVTIRFLWDEDLVAMGT